In one Desulfobaculum bizertense DSM 18034 genomic region, the following are encoded:
- the modA gene encoding molybdate ABC transporter substrate-binding protein, which produces MKQLFTLVLTLTLLLPGTAGAADLLIAQAANFMPAMQEIIPAFEAETGLHAEAAYTSTGKLYGQIKNGAPFDVFLSADERRPELLYKEQLAEKPFVYAKGQLVLWSANPELGKIAWKNLVLDSRVEKISIANVETAPYGTAAMIAMKNIDIWDKVQPKLIFAQTIAQVFQYAQTKNTDAGFCAYSSMFSGKAKGGAFTVVEGAPDILQAACILKKSEHRDAAQKFADFMRSDTVQKIKAKYGYK; this is translated from the coding sequence ATGAAACAGCTATTCACTCTCGTTCTCACACTCACGCTTCTGCTTCCGGGAACAGCCGGAGCAGCAGACCTGCTCATCGCCCAGGCCGCAAACTTTATGCCTGCCATGCAGGAAATCATCCCTGCGTTCGAAGCCGAAACAGGGCTGCACGCCGAAGCCGCATACACCTCCACCGGAAAGCTCTACGGACAGATTAAAAATGGTGCTCCCTTCGACGTTTTCCTGTCTGCTGACGAACGCCGTCCAGAGCTGCTTTACAAAGAGCAGCTCGCCGAAAAACCGTTTGTCTATGCCAAGGGCCAGCTTGTTCTCTGGTCTGCCAACCCAGAGCTTGGCAAAATTGCATGGAAAAATCTTGTGCTAGATTCCCGCGTCGAGAAAATCTCCATTGCCAACGTCGAAACCGCGCCATACGGGACCGCAGCAATGATTGCCATGAAGAACATCGACATCTGGGACAAGGTTCAGCCCAAGCTCATCTTTGCCCAGACCATTGCGCAGGTTTTCCAGTATGCCCAGACCAAGAATACCGACGCAGGGTTCTGTGCCTATTCTTCCATGTTCTCAGGTAAGGCCAAGGGCGGAGCATTTACCGTTGTTGAAGGCGCTCCCGATATTCTTCAGGCCGCATGCATTCTGAAAAAAAGCGAACACAGGGATGCCGCACAGAAATTCGCAGACTTTATGCGAAGCGACACCGTACAAAAAATCAAGGCCAAATACGGATACAAGTAG
- a CDS encoding ATP-binding cassette domain-containing protein, with the protein MSLCLDVQKQLANFTLDIKLTCEPGTLTAIVGPSGAGKSTLVRIIAGLTRPDSGQVKLHDTVWSDSTAKTFLPPQKRGLGLVFQDYTLFPHLTVRKNVAFAAREDVDIDALLKQFSIAHIAEQKPANISGGERQRAAFCQALARKPVLLLLDEPFSALDIATREALRTELKNQKGHWDIPIVHVTHDLEEAFYLADRIVAVENGHHSPFWLKRQLAHRDPRQNLQNRYSTKDDVCFDLLA; encoded by the coding sequence ATGAGCCTCTGCCTGGATGTTCAAAAGCAGCTGGCAAATTTCACACTGGATATCAAGCTCACCTGTGAGCCTGGAACTCTGACAGCCATAGTTGGCCCATCTGGTGCAGGAAAGAGCACTCTTGTTCGCATCATTGCCGGACTCACCCGCCCAGACTCCGGACAGGTCAAGCTCCACGACACAGTCTGGAGTGACAGCACAGCCAAAACGTTTTTGCCCCCGCAAAAGCGCGGCCTTGGACTGGTCTTTCAGGACTACACGCTCTTCCCTCACCTTACCGTGCGCAAAAACGTCGCCTTTGCCGCCCGTGAGGACGTCGACATAGACGCCCTGCTCAAACAGTTCTCCATTGCTCACATCGCAGAACAAAAGCCCGCAAACATTTCTGGCGGCGAACGCCAGCGGGCCGCATTCTGTCAGGCTCTGGCCAGAAAACCCGTCCTTCTGCTTCTGGATGAACCCTTTTCCGCGCTGGACATCGCCACACGCGAAGCGCTTCGCACAGAACTCAAAAATCAGAAAGGGCACTGGGATATTCCCATTGTGCACGTGACGCATGATCTCGAAGAGGCGTTTTATCTGGCAGACAGAATTGTTGCCGTAGAAAATGGACACCACTCCCCTTTTTGGCTCAAGCGCCAGCTTGCGCACCGTGACCCGCGACAGAATCTTCAAAACCGCTACTCCACAAAGGATGACGTATGTTTCGATCTCCTCGCATAA
- a CDS encoding TOBE domain-containing protein, translating to MTEPVNRRGRHSGDGGDRMSPFETFAVPENMRHLPTEALDVLERGFWQWRDEAKRADRLRSRTRICLLFELLRYSGARLGEVLALDDRRAVDIEKMQIFVGKGAQKRCVPLPEKLCRELRKFAASPAGTGLAGELFHLDPGYVRRMFYARAEQCGLPRELGAPQVLRRSRAIELLRSGVPLGVVQEILGQSSADLVSVFQNWSKHDVQDIVRRMAVDAAPLRSSARNVFSGHVAEIRRDGVMAEVVLETVFGQHVSAVITVESLEALQLDIGVPVSASIKAPLVDVVFDAEGRVSSASNCFAAEITGVRRSEVLSEITGRSVDGMRFCALLASRVLDEQQPERDGPSAGQSVCFCFKALSVVLHTL from the coding sequence GTGACTGAACCCGTGAACCGACGGGGACGGCATTCCGGTGATGGAGGTGACAGGATGTCGCCCTTTGAGACCTTTGCTGTCCCTGAGAATATGCGCCATTTGCCGACTGAAGCTCTGGATGTGCTGGAGCGTGGATTCTGGCAGTGGCGGGATGAGGCAAAGCGCGCGGACCGGTTGCGGTCCCGGACGCGGATATGCCTGCTGTTTGAGCTTTTGCGCTATAGTGGCGCGCGGCTTGGAGAAGTCTTGGCGCTTGATGATCGCCGGGCTGTGGACATTGAGAAGATGCAGATTTTTGTGGGCAAGGGCGCGCAGAAGCGCTGTGTGCCTTTGCCAGAAAAGCTGTGTCGGGAACTGAGAAAATTTGCGGCAAGTCCGGCAGGGACGGGTCTTGCTGGAGAGCTGTTTCATCTCGATCCCGGCTATGTGCGGCGCATGTTTTATGCCCGTGCAGAGCAGTGTGGACTCCCCCGGGAGCTGGGCGCTCCGCAGGTCTTGCGCCGCTCGCGCGCCATTGAACTTCTTCGGAGCGGTGTGCCCCTTGGCGTTGTTCAGGAGATTCTGGGGCAGTCCTCGGCAGATCTTGTGTCTGTGTTCCAAAACTGGTCCAAGCACGACGTGCAGGACATTGTCCGAAGAATGGCCGTTGACGCTGCACCGTTGCGGTCCAGTGCCCGAAATGTGTTTTCCGGGCATGTTGCAGAAATCCGGCGGGATGGCGTGATGGCCGAAGTTGTGCTGGAAACGGTGTTTGGGCAGCATGTGAGTGCCGTGATTACCGTGGAAAGTCTGGAAGCGCTCCAGCTGGACATTGGGGTGCCCGTGAGTGCCTCAATCAAGGCGCCGCTGGTGGATGTGGTGTTTGATGCCGAGGGGCGGGTGAGTAGCGCGAGCAACTGTTTTGCAGCAGAGATTACAGGAGTTCGCCGCTCGGAAGTCCTCAGCGAAATTACAGGACGCTCTGTGGATGGAATGCGCTTTTGTGCACTGCTCGCAAGTCGCGTTCTGGATGAGCAACAGCCAGAACGAGACGGCCCGAGCGCAGGGCAGTCGGTCTGCTTCTGTTTTAAGGCGCTTTCAGTTGTGCTGCATACTCTCTAA
- the sqr gene encoding type III sulfide quinone reductase, selenoprotein subtype — MKKLLILGAGAGGTIVANKMREKLSEKEWEITVIDRDWQHHYQAGWLFVPFGIYSIDDCIKPKSSFIPNGVNFVQDTIVNVDPASKVVTCANGKYDYDWIVVGTGCRIVPEEVEGMMNGWRKDIHDFYTPDGAIALQKHWKYMKKGRVVLNIAEMPIKCPVAPLEFVYLADWFFTMNGVRKDIEIELVTPLTGPFTKPVATKILSKVCEEKNIKVTPNFVLDSVDADKKVLESVTGDQVDYDLLVSIPPNFGAQFLMDSEIADPMGYMDTDKHTLKSKQFDNMYIIGDATNVPTSKAGSVAHYEADIVAENLHREIEGEEPRPEFDGHSTCFIVSGYEQAYLIDFNYDVEPLPGKYPFPGLGPLSLLGESHMNYWGKMMFKWVYFNLMLKGHDLPLESQMFMAGKMKNVPGM; from the coding sequence ATGAAAAAACTGCTCATTCTCGGTGCTGGCGCCGGTGGAACCATCGTTGCCAACAAGATGAGAGAAAAACTGTCCGAAAAGGAATGGGAAATCACCGTCATCGACCGCGACTGGCAGCACCACTATCAGGCGGGCTGGCTTTTCGTGCCGTTTGGAATTTATTCCATTGATGACTGCATCAAGCCCAAGAGCAGCTTCATCCCGAATGGCGTCAACTTTGTTCAGGATACCATTGTCAATGTTGATCCTGCTTCCAAGGTTGTGACCTGTGCCAACGGCAAATATGACTACGACTGGATTGTGGTCGGCACGGGCTGCCGCATTGTTCCCGAAGAAGTTGAGGGAATGATGAACGGATGGCGCAAGGACATCCACGATTTTTACACTCCTGATGGAGCTATCGCTCTCCAGAAGCACTGGAAGTACATGAAGAAGGGCCGCGTTGTTCTGAACATCGCAGAAATGCCCATCAAGTGCCCCGTTGCACCTCTGGAGTTCGTCTACCTCGCCGACTGGTTCTTCACCATGAATGGCGTGCGAAAAGACATTGAAATCGAACTGGTCACCCCCCTGACTGGTCCGTTTACCAAGCCAGTAGCAACCAAGATCCTTTCCAAGGTCTGTGAAGAGAAAAACATCAAGGTGACCCCGAACTTTGTTCTGGACAGCGTTGATGCAGACAAGAAAGTGCTTGAATCCGTAACTGGCGATCAGGTTGACTACGACCTGCTGGTTTCCATTCCGCCGAACTTTGGTGCCCAGTTCCTCATGGACAGCGAAATCGCTGACCCGATGGGCTACATGGACACAGACAAGCACACCCTGAAATCCAAGCAGTTCGACAACATGTACATCATTGGTGACGCAACCAACGTTCCGACCTCCAAGGCTGGCTCTGTTGCTCACTACGAGGCCGACATTGTTGCCGAGAACCTGCACCGCGAGATCGAGGGTGAAGAGCCTCGTCCCGAGTTCGACGGTCACTCCACCTGCTTCATCGTTTCCGGTTACGAGCAGGCGTACCTCATCGACTTCAACTATGACGTTGAGCCGCTTCCGGGCAAGTACCCCTTCCCCGGTCTTGGACCGCTGTCCCTGCTTGGCGAAAGCCACATGAACTACTGGGGCAAGATGATGTTCAAGTGGGTCTACTTCAACCTCATGCTTAAGGGACACGACCTGCCTCTGGAATCCCAGATGTTCATGGCCGGCAAGATGAAAAACGTTCCCGGAATGTAA
- the modA gene encoding molybdate ABC transporter substrate-binding protein — MFRSPRIISLVLLVLLCIPSSAFAQLVIASGAGYRAVLNPVVKAYVQSGGEKPELVYGNMARVTAQAKMSGAVDLVLGDKNFLKDSGLEFCREDSLGKGKLVAIYPKGKSFNGPQELALGFRKLAIPDPSRAIYGKAAKEYLENTGLLHKLGDRLIPVSTVPQAAAYLLSGEVDVAFINLTHALKLAPKIGGYAELNEKAYSPISIVLCEMADAPHKDEATAFLAFVQTPEAQTIIHRFGL; from the coding sequence ATGTTTCGATCTCCTCGCATAATCTCGCTCGTGCTTCTCGTTCTCCTCTGTATCCCCTCCTCAGCCTTTGCCCAGCTTGTCATCGCCTCCGGAGCTGGCTACCGGGCCGTTCTGAATCCTGTGGTCAAAGCCTATGTTCAAAGCGGTGGAGAAAAGCCAGAGCTGGTCTATGGCAACATGGCCCGCGTCACAGCACAGGCAAAAATGAGCGGTGCAGTCGATCTTGTGCTGGGAGACAAAAATTTCCTCAAGGATTCAGGACTTGAGTTTTGCCGGGAAGATTCCCTTGGCAAAGGCAAACTTGTTGCCATTTACCCCAAGGGGAAAAGCTTTAATGGCCCGCAGGAGCTAGCCCTCGGCTTTCGAAAACTCGCCATTCCAGATCCAAGCAGGGCAATCTATGGCAAAGCCGCCAAGGAATATCTTGAAAACACCGGCCTTTTGCACAAGCTTGGGGATCGGCTCATTCCGGTTTCCACGGTTCCTCAGGCTGCGGCATACCTTTTAAGCGGTGAAGTCGATGTCGCGTTCATCAACCTCACGCACGCCCTCAAGCTTGCGCCCAAGATCGGTGGCTATGCAGAACTCAACGAAAAAGCATACTCCCCGATTTCCATCGTGCTCTGTGAAATGGCAGACGCCCCACACAAGGACGAAGCCACAGCATTTCTTGCCTTTGTGCAGACCCCAGAGGCACAGACCATTATTCACAGGTTTGGTCTGTAA
- the modB gene encoding molybdate ABC transporter permease subunit — protein MDLTPLLLSAKLALATTCFIPFVAAPLAYILAFAHFRGKSLLDAIVSLPMVLPPTVLGFALLLVLGPQGPLGALWEQTTGQRLVFSFGGILIASLVYNLPFAIQPMRAAFEKLDIRLLESASVLGLSPCATFVRVVLPNSLPGLSAAAMLVFAHSLGEFGVILMVGGSIPGTTKVASVAIYEAVEALRYADAFKLCMAMVPISFAALLAINHLNTRTSS, from the coding sequence ATGGACCTGACTCCTCTTCTTCTTTCGGCAAAGCTGGCGCTGGCGACAACGTGCTTCATCCCCTTTGTTGCCGCGCCACTTGCCTATATTTTAGCTTTTGCCCACTTTCGGGGCAAAAGCCTGCTTGACGCCATTGTCTCCTTGCCAATGGTTCTCCCTCCTACAGTTCTCGGATTTGCGCTCCTTCTGGTACTCGGCCCACAGGGTCCATTAGGAGCGCTCTGGGAACAGACGACGGGCCAGCGCCTTGTGTTCAGCTTTGGCGGCATTCTTATCGCCTCCCTAGTCTACAATCTCCCCTTTGCCATTCAGCCCATGCGGGCCGCTTTTGAAAAGCTGGACATACGGCTTTTGGAAAGCGCGTCTGTGCTTGGGCTTTCCCCCTGCGCGACCTTTGTCCGGGTCGTCCTGCCCAACAGCCTCCCCGGTCTTTCTGCTGCCGCTATGCTGGTCTTTGCCCACAGTCTTGGAGAATTTGGCGTCATACTCATGGTTGGCGGAAGTATCCCCGGAACAACCAAGGTTGCTTCCGTAGCCATATATGAAGCTGTCGAAGCCCTGCGCTACGCAGATGCCTTCAAACTCTGCATGGCAATGGTGCCCATCAGCTTTGCCGCTCTGCTTGCCATCAACCACCTCAACACAAGGACATCGTCATGA
- a CDS encoding DUF1641 domain-containing protein, giving the protein MTSTEERILQRLDEIEKKLDVVHEQAENARELKKDLSPIANDAFKVLLTELGKIDSGFQLEDLFELMRRMMTSVNNITYMLEQLDNIIELWKTVSPLLQHTVPLAIEKLDGLEQQGVFRTYQTMLEVRGKIASTYGPEEIKNMGEAFVFLLGLLNKMGEPHTRELIEKAGDAFAELDLTKTDRVSVFGLAKSLNSPEAKQGLGVMLELTKTLGKLS; this is encoded by the coding sequence ATGACAAGCACTGAAGAACGAATTCTCCAGCGACTGGACGAGATTGAGAAGAAACTCGATGTCGTTCACGAGCAGGCAGAGAATGCACGGGAGCTGAAAAAAGATCTCTCTCCCATTGCAAACGATGCCTTTAAAGTTCTGCTGACAGAACTTGGCAAGATTGATTCCGGTTTCCAGCTTGAGGACCTGTTTGAGCTGATGCGTCGCATGATGACCAGCGTCAACAACATCACCTACATGCTGGAGCAGCTCGACAACATCATCGAGCTGTGGAAAACCGTTTCTCCGCTCCTGCAGCACACCGTGCCGCTGGCCATTGAGAAACTGGACGGTCTGGAACAGCAGGGCGTTTTCCGCACCTACCAGACCATGCTCGAAGTGCGAGGCAAGATTGCATCCACTTACGGCCCGGAAGAAATCAAAAACATGGGCGAAGCCTTTGTTTTCCTGCTGGGCCTGCTCAACAAGATGGGCGAGCCGCATACCCGCGAGCTTATCGAAAAGGCTGGCGATGCATTCGCAGAGCTGGATCTTACCAAGACCGACCGCGTCAGCGTTTTTGGTCTGGCAAAGAGCCTCAACAGCCCCGAAGCAAAGCAGGGACTGGGCGTTATGCTCGAGCTGACCAAGACTCTTGGCAAGCTGAGCTAG